Proteins found in one Pagrus major chromosome 20, Pma_NU_1.0 genomic segment:
- the ghitm gene encoding growth hormone-inducible transmembrane protein — protein sequence MLVARLTCLRSLPLAGLRPVLSQGSSALRTPTLKACPPLLRPQQGFSSKTRFGFRRGRTTKDQLKEAAFEPATDTAIKIDSMGRMVLAGGAAVGLGALCYYGLGMSNEIGAIEKAVIWPQYVKDRIHSTYMYFAGSVGLTALSAVAVSRTPALMGLMMRGSWLAIGATFAAMIGAGMLVRSVSYEHSPVPKHLAWMFHAGVMGAVIAPLTLLGGPLMMRAAWYTAGIVGGLSTVAMCAPSEKFLNMGGPLAVGFGVVFASSIGSMFLPPTSAFGAGLYSVAIYGGLVLFSMFLLYDTQKVIKRAETHPLYAAQKYDPINACMGIYMDTLNIFMRLVMILANGGGGRRK from the exons ATGTTGGTGGCGAGGCTGACGTGCCTGAGGAGTCTTCCTCTCGCCGGGCTGCGTCCTGTGCTGTCACAGGGCTCCTCAGCCCTGAGAACACCCACCCTGAAGGCCTGTCCACCACTGCTCAGGCCCCAGCAG GGTTTTTCCTCTAAGACCAGATTTGGTTTCCGCCGTGGGAGGACAACAAAAGACCAGCTCAAAGAAGCAGCTTTTGAGCCAGCAACAGATACCGCCATTAAAA TTGACAGCATGGGCAGGATGGTTCTGGCTGGAGGTGCAGCAGTTGGGCTTGGAGCTCTGTGCTACTACGGACTCGGCATGTCCAATGAAATCGGTGCCATCGAGAAAGCAGT GATCTGGCCTCAGTACGTGAAGGACAGGATCCACTCCACCTACATGTACTTTGCAGGCAGTGTCGGACTGACAGCTCTGTCAGCTGTAGCTGTGAGCAGGACCCCCGCACTTATGGGTCTGATGATGAGAGGATCCTGGCTG GCTATTGGAGCAACTTTTGCGGCTATGATTGGTGCCGGCATGCTGGTCAGGTCCGTTTCATATGAGCACAGCCCAGTGCCCAAACATCTCGCTTGGATGTTCCATGCAG GTGTGATGGGTGCTGTCATCGCTCCCCTCACCCTCCTGGGAGGACCTCTGATGATGAGGGCTGCCTGGTACACAGCAGGCATCGTGGGAGGTCTGTCCACTGTGGCCATGTGTGCCCCAAGTGAGAAGTTCCTCAACATGGGCGGGCCGCTGGCAGTCGGCTTTGGAGTGGTCTTCGCTTCCTCTATTG GATCAATGTTCCTGCCACCAACCTCAGCGTTCGGAGCAGGCCTGTACTCAGTGGCCATTTATGGAGGCCTGGTCCTGTTCAGCATGTTCCTCCTGTATGACACACAGAAGGTCATCAAGAGAGCAGAGACACACCCACTCTATGCTGCACAGAAATATGACCCCATCAACGC GTGTATGGGGATTTACATGGACACACTGAACATCTTCATGAGACTGGTGATGATTCTGGCTAACGGAGGTGGCGGCAGAAGGAAGTAA
- the LOC141016065 gene encoding cadherin-related family member 1a, protein MKKEKNALLFLLLIHFSLGQSDYAPYFYDNGPSSTNGNMALFSISEDTPVGTQVYILNGTDPEGDPVRYGLTFEQSSKEYFRVDSKSGNVTLVQELDREKQAEISVTVSITDGRNKVVETVRVFVTDANDEPPEFQNLPFIIDIPEDTAPGSSIYRVQATDKDMGSGGSVSYYLQTSPFAKFTIDGHSGILRVKPGQYLDYETTPTHFVTVVAKDGGGKYKGKHQVLTSTATITVNVIDSQDMPPSFIGTPYFGYVYEVSVPGSEIFTVYAKDGDQGNPNQIHYSIMNGSDGVFEINSTSGCITLTTYPSLLKNELYEVKVKASEVGPDDKLLDYDITTVTVRVVDLNNHPPTFYGENGPQSKFEVTMYEHPPAGEILRGFKITVNDSDQGANAKFKLRLVGPSRVLRVVPQTVLNEAQVTIIVEDTSGIDYEKGPTLSFKLLAVEIDTPERFSAVADIVINLLDTNDNVPKFTSEYYIARVPENSAGGSSVVSVTANDPDSGPWGEVKYTIYGSGSDLFTIHPSTGVISTQAWTSLDAEVRSKYNFYVKAQDSEGKYSLAEVFVTVLDMNDHPPEFYEQLLEKTMIIGTPVRVEAVDEDAESPNNVIEYSIMTADPDNAFDINADTGEILLKPYIKSMEIVQNITKQKDCKWSLVVQARDRGSPSFSTTAVVNIDITEATPLKGPMAAFLMKSRDNPMKALGMVTVIISLLVGVTVLISTAMYMRNSKANRITPARRIIKRRPRDQQPMSWTFRMPIIRFQDPADKFLIGNPESSPQRGTSTPRPKPPPPKAPCLPPPPPSNTRPSERPRAVPTISGALACKASKKVKSSRRKEGNISSALVSELKMKLEQKINESNKGYY, encoded by the exons atgaagaaagaaaagaatgcTTTACTGTTTCTCCTCCTGATTCACTTCAGCTTGG GACAATCAGACTATGCTCCATATTTTTACGATAATGGACCCAGCAGTACAAACGGGAATATGGCCTTGTTCAGCATCTCCGAGGATACACCAGTCG GGACACAAGTATACATCCTGAATGGTACAGATCCAGAGGGAGATCCTGTACGATACGGTCTGACTTTTGAACAGAGCTCCAAAGAATATTTCAGGGTGGACTCCAAATCAGGAAATGTGACTCTGGTTCAGGAGCTCGACAGAGAG AAACAAGCTGAAATCTCAGTGACTGTGAGCATAACGGACGGTCGCAATAAA GTTGTTGAGACCGTGCGAGTGTTTGTCACTGATGCCAACGATGAACCACCTGAATTTCAAAACCTGCCATTCATCATTGACATCCCAGAG GATACGGCTCCAGGAAGTAGCATCTACAGAGTCCAAGCAACAGATAAAGACATGGGCTCAGGTGGCAGCGTCTCATATTATCTACAG ACGTCACCGTTTGCCAAGTTCACCATCGATGGACACAGCGGTATCCTTAGAGTCAAACCTGGTCAATATTTGGACTACGAGACCACACCCACCCACTTTGTGACAGTGGTTGCAAAG GATGGAGGTGGAAAGTACAAGGGGAAGCACCAGGTGTTGACCTCCACAGCCACCATAACAGTCAATGTAATTGACTCCCAGGACATGCCTCCATCCTTCATAGGAACTCCTTACTTTGGCTACGTCTACGAAGTGTCAGTTCCT GGCTCTGAAATATTCACTGTGTACGCTAAAGATGGAGACCAAGGCAACCCTAACCAAATACATTACTCCATTATGAATG GCAGCGATGGTGTGTTTGAAATAAATAGCACCAGCGGATGCATCACCCTGACAACTTATCCATCTCTGCTGAAAAACGAGTTATATGAAGTTAAAGTcaag GCGTCTGAGGTAGGACCGGACGATAAGCTACTCGACTATGACATCACCACGGTGACGGTCCGGGTGGTGGATCTCAACAACCATCCTCCGACCTTTTACGGAGAGAACGGCCCACAGAGCAAGTTTGAGGTCACCATGTACGAGCATCCTCCTGCAGGGGAGATCCTCCGAGGCTTTAAGATCACCGTCAATGACTCCGATCAG GGTGCAAACGCTAAATTTAAACTGAGACTCGTGGGGCCGAGTCGAGTGCTGCGTGTGGTTCCCCAGACGGTCCTCAATGAAGCGCAGGTCACCATCATTGTGGAGGACACATCTGGCATCGACTATGAAAAGGGACCAACACTTTCTTTTAAG CTGCTGGCGGTGGAGATCGACACTCCGGAGAGGTTCAGTGCCGTGGCCGACATCGTGATCAACCTGCTGGACACAAACGACAACGTCCCCAAATTCACGTCCGAGTATTACATCGCCCGGGTCCCTGAGAACTCTGCCGGAGGCTCCAGCGTTGTGTCTGTAACG GCAAATGATCCAGATTCGGGGCCTTGGGGTGAAGTCAAATACACGATTTATGGATCAGGATCAGATTT GTTTACCATCCACCCGTCGACAGGCGTCATCTCCACGCAGGCCTGGACCTCCCTGGACGCAGAGGTCAGGTCTAAATACAACTTTTACGTCAAGGCTCAAGATTCGGAGGGGAAGTACAGCTTGGCTGAAGTGTTCGTCACCGTCCTCGACATGAACGACCACCCGCCAGAATTTTATGAACAACTCCTGGAAAAGACAATGATTATTGGTACACCTGTCAGAGTAGAG GCAGTGGATGAGGACGCAGAGTCTCCGAACAACGTCATCGAGTACTCCATCATGACAGCCGATCCCGACAACGCATTTGATATCAACGCCGACACTGGTGAGATCCTTCTGAAGCCGTACATCAAGTCCATGGAGATTGTGCAGAACATCACCAAGCAGAAGGACTGCAAGTGGTCTCTGGTGGTCCAGGCCAGGGACAGAGGCTCACCGTCCTTCAGCACAACAGCCGTGGTCAACATCGACATCACCGAGGCG ACTCCTCTCAAGGGGCCTATGGCGgcctttttaatgaaaagtaGGGACAATCCTATGAAAGCTCTAGGCATGGTCACTGTTATCATTAGCTTACTGGTAGGGGTGACAGTCTTGATCTCTACAGCTATGTACATGCGCAACTCAAAGGCAAACAGGATCACGCCGGCACGTCGCATCATTAAGAGGCGACCCAGGGATCAGCAGCCGATGTCCTGGACCTTCAGGATGCCCATAATCAGATTCCAAGACCCTGCAGATAAGTTTCTCATCGGCAACCCAGAGAGCAGCCCGCAGCGGGGCACCAGCACCCCCCGGCCCAAACCTCCACCTCCCAAAGCTCCTTGTCTTCCCCCTCCACCCCCGTCTAACACACGGCCCAGTGAGAGGCCCCGGGCGGTCCCAACAATATCTGGTGCGCTGGCCTGCAAAGCCTCCAAGAAAGTGAAATCTAGTCGGCGTAAAGAGGGAAATATCAGTTCTGCTTTAGTGTCAGAGCTTAAAATGAAGCTGGAGCAGAAAATCAATGAGAGCAACAAGGGTTATTATTAA
- the LOC141016083 gene encoding leucine-rich repeat, immunoglobulin-like domain and transmembrane domain-containing protein 2 has translation MDTFNIALRIALAFYLITPGSSTCLIGCSCTDDNLGRSLVCMETSMGRIPEDVPHNFTKIRIENCHLTELPQGSFSRVSALEFLWLNFNEITLMNIKSLEGLANLTELRLQGNKLTSVPWAAFQDTPKLKILDLKHNRLDVLSEHALRHLPALTYLDLSFNQLSVISKDVFTNWPLYQSAEKSWGKEGLVSNVVLALHDNPWVCDCRLKGFVEFIRTVGPPIILMNSYLKCSGPASKADKFFHEIQLKTCMKPVASAPETNITLPLGANATLTCLVKARPGPTIQWLYSLKIIRGFAAKETQINEETISSQLMIPSLHLADRGLYTCMANNFIGNSSVSILVNISSFNSSYPLPPPVPMLSSDENTYIDIRIAKQTVYGITLEWHAATNNPAETWFTIHFGKYDSPKKELIYIGPGINSYSITDLLPVTKYEVCVTLKNHPPREGQCIVFVTGSDISEMEQRERLIHIIVIVCAMVLAVPAGMYACTTEARFSCFDRCMDLWKKRMRHGEDMQGTERQGTFDSLQATSEEGLCKDSEEKPKKRRKSEERFKGGSAAHLY, from the exons ATGGACACCTTTAATATCGCTTTACGTATCGCTTTGGCATTTTATCTCATCACCCCTGGATCATCGACTTGTCTGATCGGTTGCTCCTGCACAGATGATAACTTGGGAAG GTCTTTAGTATGTATGGAAACCTCCATGGGACGAATCCCAGAGGACGTCCCACACAATTTCACGAAAATCCGAATTGAGAACTGCCACCTGACTGAGTTACCGCAAGGATCTTTCTCTAGAGTTAGTGCCTTGGAGTTCCTCTGGTTGAATTTCAATGAGATCACCCTGATGAACATCAAAAGCCTGGAGGGGCTGGCTAACCTCACTGAGCTCAGGCTACAAGGGAACAAGTTGACGTCGGTACCGTGGGCTGCGTTTCAGGACACCCCGAAACTGAAGATTCTGGACCTCAAGCACAATCGCCTGGATGTCCTGTCTGAGCATGCTCTCAGACACTTACCTGCACTGACCTACTTAGATTTATCCTTCAACCAGCTTAGTGTCATATCAAAAGATGTCTTCACTAACTGGCCTCTTTACCAATCGGCAGAGAAATCATGGGGGAAAGAAGGACTGGTCTCCAATGTGGTTCTGGCGCTGCATGATAACCCCTGGGTGTGCGATTGTCGCCTCAAAGGCTTTGTCGAGTTCATCCGGACAGTCGGCCCTCCCATCATTCTGATGAACTCTTATCTGAAGTGTTCGGGCCCCGCCTCCAAAGCTGACAAGTTCTTCCACGAGATCCAGTTGAAAACATGCATGAAGCCGGTGGCCTCTGCCCCAGAGACTAACATCACTTTACCTCTTGGAGCAAATGCAACACTCACATGCTTAGTCAAGGCCAGGCCGGGCCCGACCATTCAGTGGCTGTACAGTTTGAAGATTATAAGAGGATTTGCtg CTAAAGAGACTCAAATAAATGAGGAGACCATCTCATCCCAGCTGATGATCCCTTCTCTCCACCTGGCAGACCGAGGACTCTACACCTGCATGGCCAACAACTTCATCGGCAACTCCTCTGTCAGCATCTTGGTCAACATCAGCTCCTTCAATTCCTCCTATCCTCTCCCTCCGCCTGTCCCCATGTTGTCATCCGATGAGAATACCTACATTGACATCCGCATCGCTAAGCAGACAGTTTACGGTATCACCCTGGAGTGGCACGCAGCAACAAACAACCCAGCGGAAACCTGGTTCACCATCCACTTCGGCAAATACGATTCACCCAAAAAGGAGTTGATCTACATCGGCCCCGGCATCAACAGCTACTCCATCACCGACCTGCTTCCTGTCACCAAATACGAGGTCTGCGTGACCCTGAAGAATCATCCACCGAGGGAAGGCCAGTGCATCGTGTTTGTGACGGGGAGCGACATCAGCGAGATGGAGCAAAGAGAGAGGCTCATCCACATTATCGTCATAGTGTGCGCCATGGTGCTGGCAGTGCCGGCCGGCATGTACGCCTGCACCACGGAGGCCAGGTTCAGCTGCTTTGATCGCTGTATGGATCTGTGGAAGAAGCGCATGCGGCACGGAGAGGACATGCAGGGGACGGAGAGGCAGGGCACCTTCGACAGCCTGCAGGCAACCAGCGAGGAAGGCCTGTGCAAAGACTCGGAGGAGAAGCCAAAAAAGAGGCGGAAGTCTGAGGAAAGGTTCAAAGGAGGAAGTGCAGCTCATCTGTACTAG
- the lrit1b gene encoding leucine-rich repeat, immunoglobulin-like domain and transmembrane domain-containing protein 1b, producing the protein MSQHLAAVFCLALVFLPMLCSSCPSQCSCFFHKLSDGSKARSVLCNDPEITVVPPNFPTDTSKLRIEKTAITRISMDNFHYLNNLEFLWMSFNSLNSLSVDSFRGLYNLDELRLDGNTLTSFPWESLTDMPNLRLLDLHNNKISVVPAEATVYIKNLTYLDLSSNSLTTVPSDVLTMWLSVKPSQDTDSSKLILGLHDNPWLCDCRLYDLVQFQKSPSSSVALIDTRLRCADPESLSGVLFTESELQRCQGPRVHTAVARVRSSLGNNVLLRCGTVGVPIPELSWSRADGKKINGTVQEEISKEGIIWSILSVPAVSYRDSGKYVCKATNFVGTADAIISLVITDSFRSEEAGGGNSKRTRGKKPGGIGRAAYQEKLIARYVPPPTTTAAQPIIEPLNGKGVTGKYEIESYSVSDDTSQGRGKVSDIQKAVEVERDALSNLAANASSLQQAPEKRVVRSVKVIGDTDHTVSLNWRAPTATNTTEFSILYAVFGERDMRRINVGAGRNRITIDGLVPKTKYIACVCVKGLIPKKEQCVIFSTDEAASASGTQKLINVVVITVACVIAVPLTLIVCCGALKKRCQKLLGRQSKEIQDSYVTFETLGPAAKAKGMEGEYLTRLNPDESNRLLSARSSVDSEATARTEGPPSEYFC; encoded by the exons ATGAGTCAACATCTCgctgctgtgttttgtctggCTTTAGTTTTTCTTCCCATGCTGTGCAGCTCCTGTCCTTCACAATGCAGCTGCTTCTTCCACAAGTTGAGCGATGGATCAAAAGCAAG GAGTGTGCTTTGCAACGATCCAGAGATCACTGTGGTCCCTCCAAATTTCCCCACCGACACATCGAAGCTCCGCATCGAAAAGACAGCAATCACACGGATTTCAATGGACAACTTCCACTACCTCAACAACCTGGAGTTTCTCTGGATGTCTTTTAATTCACTGAACTCGCTGAGCGTCGACAGCTTCCGGGGTCTTTACAACCTGGACGAGCTCCGGCTGGATGGCAACACCCTCACCTCCTTCCCCTGGGAGTCTCTGACCGACATGCCAAACCTGAGGCTCCTCGACCTGCACAACAACAAGATCTCCGTCGTCCCTGCCGAAGCTACCGTGTACATCAAGAATCTCACCTATCTGGACTTATCCAGCAACAGTCTGACGACCGTTCCTTCTGACGTTCTCACAATGTGGCTGAGCGTGAAGCCATCCCAGGACACCGATTCCTCCAAACTAATTCTTG GTCTTCATGACAACCCGTGGCTGTGTGACTGCCGACTCTACGATCTGGTCCAGTTTCAGAAGTCCCCGTCATCATCCGTGGCTCTCATCGACACCAGGCTGAGGTGTGCTGATCCGGAGAGCTTGTCAGGGGTTCTTTTCACCGAATCAGAGCTGCAGAGGTGCCAGGGCCCTCGGGTGCACACGGCCGTGGCTCGTGTACGAAGCTCACTGGGCAACAACGTCCTGCTGCGCTGTGGCACGGTCGGAGTCCCCATCCCAGAGCTCTCCTGGAGCCGTGCCGATGGCAAGAAAATCAACGGCACTG TCCAGGAAGAAATTTCAAAGGAGGGTATCATTTGGTCGATTCTGAGCGTGCCTGCAGTTTCCTATCGAGATTCTGGGAAATACGTGTGCAAAGCGACCAACTTCGTGGGCACTGCGGACGCCATCATCTCTTTGGTGATCACAGATTCCTTTCGGTCAGAGGAAGCAGGTGGCGGCAATTCTAAGAGAACCAGAGGGAAGAAACCTGGCGGCATTGGTAGAGCGGCATACCAGGAGAAACTCATCGCCAGATATGTTCCTCCACCAACAACCACTGCCGCCCAACCCATCATTGAACCTCTCAACGGCAAAGGCGTGACTGGGAAGTATGAGATTGAGAGCTACAGCGTGTCTGACGACACTTCTCAAGGACGAGGGAAGGTGTCAGATATTCAGAAGGCAGTGGAGGTGGAGCGAGATGCTCTGAGTAACTTGGCAGCCAACGCCTCGTCCTTACAGCAAGCTCCGGAGAAAAGGGTGGTGCGCTCGGTGAAGGTGATCGGTGACACTGACCATACTGTGTCTCTGAACTGGCGAGCCCCTACAGCCACAAACACCACAGAGTTCAGCATCCTTTATGCTGTATTTGGTGAGAGGGACATGCGTCGGATCAATGTAGGGGCCGGGAGGAACCGTATCACTATCGATGGCCTTGTGCCAAAGACAAAGTACATTGCTTGTGTTTGCGTCAAAGGCCTGATCCCGAAAAAGGAGCAGTGTGTAATCTTCTCAACAGATGAGGCGGCCAGCGCTAGTGGCACGCAGAAGCTCATTAATGTGGTGGTGATAACAGTAGCCTGCGTGATTGCTGTCCCCCTGACACTGATTGTGTGCTGCGGGGCGCTAAAGAAGCGCTGCCAAAAGCTGCTCGGGAGGCAATCTAAGGAAATACAGGACTCGTACGTCACGTTTGAAACCCTCGGCCCGGCGGCCAAAGCTAAAGGGATGGAGGGCGAGTATCTGACCAGGCTAAATCCTGATGAATCCAACAGGCTGCTCTCGGCGAGGTCCAGTGTTGACTCAGAGGCCACGGCCAGGACTGAGGGGCCACCTAGCGAGTATTTCTGCTAA